From Bosea sp. NBC_00550, the proteins below share one genomic window:
- a CDS encoding phage terminase small subunit P27 family, producing the protein MPDYLDDEQRGLWKQIEAGMPPGLLTLADSQAVERMCVAWARFRECQRKIGALTMFSRGSTGQLAMSPLVRIQNLASKEMHLAGEALGLSPVARARISAPENVDNDPLALLLDGQVYRPAVPRKSRAN; encoded by the coding sequence ATGCCCGATTATCTCGACGACGAGCAGCGGGGCTTGTGGAAACAGATCGAGGCCGGCATGCCACCCGGCCTGCTCACTTTGGCCGACAGCCAAGCGGTCGAAAGGATGTGCGTCGCGTGGGCGAGGTTCCGCGAATGCCAGCGCAAGATCGGGGCGTTGACGATGTTCAGCAGAGGCTCAACCGGCCAGTTGGCGATGTCGCCCTTGGTCCGAATCCAGAACCTCGCGTCGAAGGAGATGCATCTTGCCGGCGAGGCACTCGGATTGAGCCCGGTCGCGCGCGCCCGGATCAGCGCGCCCGAGAACGTCGACAATGATCCCCTGGCGCTGTTGCTCGACGGCCAAGTTTATCGCCCGGCCGTGCCACGGAAGTCGAGGGCCAACTGA